A portion of the Bacillus thuringiensis genome contains these proteins:
- the pepQ gene encoding Xaa-Pro dipeptidase, whose protein sequence is MEKIERLRSAFDEAGIDGILLTNEHSRRYMANFTGTAGVVLISKDRAQFITDFRYVEQASKQAVGYEIVQHAGLIIDEVAKQVKELGIQKLGFEQDTLTYSSYSAHKEAIDAEFIPTSGLVEKLRLIKTDSEIKILKEAAQIADAAFEHILSFIRPGVSEIEVSNELEFFMRKQGATSSSFDIIVASGLRSALPHGVASEKVIETGDFVTLDFGAYYKGYCSDITRTIAVGEPSDKLKEIYNIVLEAQLRGVNGIKAGLTGREADALTRDYITEKGYGEYFGHSTGHGIGLEIHEAPGLAFRSDTVLEPGMAVTVEPGIYIPGIGGVRIEDDIIVTSEGNEVITKSPKELIIL, encoded by the coding sequence ATGGAGAAAATTGAAAGATTACGAAGTGCGTTTGATGAGGCTGGCATTGACGGTATTTTGTTAACAAATGAACATAGTCGTAGATATATGGCTAATTTCACAGGAACAGCAGGTGTAGTTCTTATTTCAAAAGATCGTGCTCAATTTATTACAGATTTCCGTTACGTCGAGCAGGCAAGTAAACAAGCGGTTGGATATGAGATTGTACAGCACGCAGGATTAATCATTGATGAAGTGGCAAAGCAAGTGAAAGAGCTTGGAATTCAAAAGCTTGGTTTTGAGCAAGATACTCTTACATATAGTTCTTATTCAGCGCATAAGGAAGCGATTGATGCTGAATTTATCCCGACTTCTGGACTTGTAGAAAAGTTACGCTTGATAAAGACTGATTCAGAGATTAAGATATTAAAGGAAGCTGCACAGATTGCAGATGCTGCCTTTGAGCATATTCTATCATTCATTCGCCCGGGAGTATCTGAAATTGAAGTGTCAAATGAACTTGAATTTTTCATGAGAAAACAAGGAGCAACATCTTCTTCGTTTGATATTATCGTTGCTTCAGGTCTTCGTTCGGCATTACCGCACGGCGTGGCATCTGAAAAAGTGATAGAAACAGGAGATTTCGTTACATTAGACTTCGGCGCTTATTATAAAGGATATTGCTCTGATATTACTCGTACGATTGCAGTCGGTGAACCATCTGATAAATTAAAAGAAATTTATAATATCGTTTTAGAAGCACAACTACGTGGTGTGAACGGTATTAAAGCTGGTTTAACAGGTCGCGAGGCTGATGCGCTAACGCGTGACTACATAACGGAAAAAGGATATGGTGAATACTTTGGGCACTCTACTGGTCATGGAATAGGTCTTGAAATCCATGAAGCACCAGGTTTAGCGTTCCGTTCTGATACAGTACTTGAACCAGGTATGGCTGTAACAGTAGAACCAGGTATTTATATTCCAGGTATTGGCGGCGTACGTATTGAAGATGATATCATTGTGACAAGTGA
- the aroQ gene encoding type II 3-dehydroquinate dehydratase encodes MKKLLLVNGPNLNRLGVREVNVYGKGTLATLEADMKQEAETMGVELECFQSNHEGAIIDIIHEAEDIYEGIILNPGAFTHYSYAIRDAIASISIPVIEVHISNIHQRESFRHESVTAAVCAGQIVGFGFYGYKLALFALMEKLREA; translated from the coding sequence CGCCTCGGTGTTCGTGAGGTAAATGTATATGGGAAGGGCACGCTAGCGACACTTGAAGCAGATATGAAGCAAGAAGCAGAAACAATGGGAGTGGAGTTAGAATGTTTCCAATCGAATCATGAAGGTGCCATTATCGACATTATTCATGAAGCGGAAGATATATATGAAGGGATCATTTTAAATCCAGGAGCATTTACGCATTATAGCTATGCGATTCGTGATGCCATTGCGAGCATTTCGATTCCTGTTATTGAAGTACATATTTCTAACATTCATCAGCGTGAATCGTTCCGTCACGAATCTGTGACGGCAGCTGTTTGTGCAGGACAAATTGTTGGATTTGGTTTTTATGGCTATAAGTTAGCGTTATTTGCATTAATGGAGAAATTGAGGGAGGCATAA